One bacterium DNA window includes the following coding sequences:
- a CDS encoding class I tRNA ligase family protein, with the protein HFNTAISTAMELVNDIYALETERSVPDEAHPVVAACLRDLVDVLAPIAPFICEELNDRFGGEESVHDRPWPVWDEAALEVETVTLAVQINGKVRDQVEVPVDAGEDAVREAVFASERVRAYTDGKTIKKFIVVPGRLVSIVVQG; encoded by the coding sequence TCCACTTCAACACGGCCATCTCGACCGCCATGGAGCTGGTCAACGACATCTACGCCCTGGAGACCGAGAGGAGTGTACCCGACGAGGCGCACCCGGTCGTCGCCGCCTGCCTGCGCGACCTGGTGGACGTCCTGGCGCCCATCGCCCCCTTCATCTGCGAAGAGCTGAACGACCGCTTCGGCGGGGAGGAGTCGGTCCACGACCGCCCATGGCCCGTTTGGGACGAGGCGGCCCTGGAAGTCGAAACCGTCACCCTGGCGGTGCAGATAAACGGAAAGGTCCGCGACCAGGTCGAGGTGCCGGTGGATGCCGGCGAGGACGCCGTCCGCGAGGCCGTATTCGCCAGCGAGCGGGTCCGGGCCTACACCGACGGTAAAACGATAAAAAAGTTCATCGTCGTGCCCGGACGGCTGGTGTCCATCGTGGTCCAGGGCTAA
- a CDS encoding transcriptional repressor yields MAIPTYEEAERILRKYLALRGLRCTVERRAILKAVWGHPGHPSAEEIAQELSEGPLYVSRATVYRTLDLLVETGLLTCSSLGEGHRHYEIGAEHHDHLICRSCGRIIEIRSADLEKLQDRICRENEFENVSHSLEIIGYCSHCRNGGGH; encoded by the coding sequence ATGGCCATCCCCACCTACGAAGAAGCCGAGCGCATTTTGAGAAAGTACCTCGCCCTGCGCGGCCTCCGCTGCACCGTGGAGAGGCGCGCCATTCTAAAGGCCGTCTGGGGACACCCGGGACACCCGAGCGCCGAAGAGATAGCGCAGGAGCTTTCCGAGGGGCCGCTGTACGTCAGCCGGGCCACCGTGTACCGCACCCTGGACCTCCTGGTTGAGACGGGCCTCTTGACCTGCTCCAGTCTCGGCGAGGGACACCGGCACTACGAGATAGGCGCCGAACACCACGACCACCTCATCTGCCGCTCATGCGGTCGGATAATCGAGATTCGCAGCGCCGACTTGGAAAAACTGCAGGACAGGATTTGCAGGGAGAACGAGTTCGAAAACGTCTCCCACTCCCTGGAGATAATCGGCTACTGCTCGCATTGCCGCAACGGTGGCGGGCACTAG